The DNA region ATGGTGAAGTTTTCCACTACTGGCATGAACTTGCCTTCGAGCATTCCGAATAAATTATTGAATGTGAAAATCAACAACCAAATAAAAATGAGGGCAAACTTGTAACTAAATAGAGTTTTCATTTATCTAATAATCCTAATACTATCTTTCGAATAATGTCCTTTAAAAATGCCGCGTCACCAGTTATAGCAACAATTGATCTCATGATATTTTCCGCACTAAGCGCAATGAGTATTGCAATTGGAATATTCCAAGCTGCTGATAATGATAAAAGAGCTACAACAGGTCCGAATAATAGAATGCCTGCTGACACAGCAACAATAATTGAAACTATTGCAGCAAAGAATGTTTTATCTTTATGTGAGATAACTCGTACCAACGAAGCCGCGAGTACGAGTATCAAAATGTCTACAGGATATCCTAGCAATGCATCTCTCTCTTATTATTATTTTGATCCACTTGGATATTATAAGTATATTTATACTATAAGAGATTTCACACTGGGCATGTTCCCCACACAGGCTTGTTGCCAGAAGTCAGGGCGGAATCTACGCTAAACCAACTTGGTTCTGTGTATATATATGGCACACACCATCCACTAATATCTTGGTTGAAAGCTGACGCCCCCCAGAACATCATACTCATATTGCCAACGCTTGAGGTATCCCATCCGCCAATGTCTTGGTTGAAAGCAATTGCATTGCCAAACATGATGCCCATGTCGCTAACACTTGATGTATCCCATCCGCCAATGTCTTGGTTGAAAGCACTTGCGCCGCTGAACATGATGCCCATGTCGCTAACACTTGATGTATCCCATCCGCCAATGTCTTGGTTGAAAGCATCTGCGCCTTGGAACATGCGTTGCATGTTGGTGACACTTGAGGTATCCCACAATGCAAGATCAGGATCATTAATAGTAGAGGTCCAGAATGCTAGAGCTAAACTAGTAACTGGACTTGTTGTATATAGCCCGTCATTAGGAACAAAAGTTGCTCCATAATTAGTTACTGCATCACTCCACCAAGAGGTATAAAATGGATTAGTTGCTGTATTTCTCATTGGAAAATACGTAGGAGTTCCAATAACAACTGTGGCGGGGCATGTTCCCCACACAGGCAGGTTGCCAGAAGTCAGGGCAGAACCTGTACTAAAGTTCGTTGGCTCAGTACTAATATTAGATACACACCATCCACTAATATCTTGATTGAAAACTGTTGCGCCGTCGAACATGTAAATCATGTAATTAACGTTTGAAACGTCCCATCCGCCAATGTCTTGGTTGAAAGCACTTGCGCCGCTGAACATGTAACTCATGTCGCTAACACTTGATGTATCCCATCCACCAATATCTTGGTTGAAAGCTGGCGCCCGCCAGAACATCGTACTCATATTGCCAACGCTTGAGGTATCCCATCCGCCAATGTCTTGGTTGAAAGCATCTG from Pseudorhodobacter turbinis includes:
- a CDS encoding BspA family leucine-rich repeat surface protein, which codes for MISSTFKLMSIRRKVASVVETSMYFPMRNTATNPFFSTWWNDAVTNYGATFVPNDGLYTTSPVTSLALAFWTSTINDPDLALWDTSSVTNMYRMFRSASVFNQDIGGWDTSSVTDMRNMFQGADAFNQDIGGWDTSSVGNMSTMFWRAPAFNQDIGGWDTSSVSDMSYMFSGASAFNQDIGGWDVSNVNYMIYMFDGATVFNQDISGWCVSNISTEPTNFSTGSALTSGNLPVWGTCPATVVIGTPTYFPMRNTATNPFYTSWWSDAVTNYGATFVPNDGLYTTSPVTSLALAFWTSTINDPDLALWDTSSVTNMQRMFQGADAFNQDIGGWDTSSVSDMGIMFSGASAFNQDIGGWDTSSVSDMGIMFGNAIAFNQDIGGWDTSSVGNMSMMFWGASAFNQDISGWCVPYIYTEPSWFSVDSALTSGNKPVWGTCPV